The following coding sequences lie in one Desulfurella amilsii genomic window:
- a CDS encoding type IV secretory system conjugative DNA transfer family protein — MSVIFNFLYFLLFLGILIFGIKVGNQLFVKYLKDKEAQFKETQPKLYIMFDRIRIFLRFIYVAIILIIITLYLFIWSIIDFLPTYLILFFLNFLFYGFLVLSLVGLSRKYFFQNLVGYKDYNDAMMITGERIKLTPFADYWKEVVIPYSVNKIRKMFNIQDIQANPAIINNKMTFLSSVLVEENGREKRYVDMPFSINMSDLSKHVYILAPTGSGKTKSIIGPMIQQTIANGLGLVLVDPKGDVSVMNAIAGLMQQQNRLKKLKVVDLDEVNVKYSSTYNPIATCSPTTVSLMINATLYDPGSTATYYIEKQKEFVNAMMGYVNKLMETVKELKAEGLKLNFLDLYALVAYLPYSIDMLSEVIITPKTKDNVYGLWKEAIKTEATNQKYVDTLSGLRNHLAQYAFLKNAHWVINDYNPDINIEKDLNEGNTLGFFLRALSYVHEAGKLGKMILMDIQAYAAKKQAMLNKKPIPDLLFIDEASSILPDDFLKMFDMARESGIGIVVAHQDKSQFEEEFLKRMFNNTSTRVLLRAGDRETAEFFSDLVGKKKYYEYGMSVTSTSKLNGIGEYIKPRYSDNASMAEDYIIRPEKLVNDMPMGTAFIHSIRGKGAFAIRGKTSYFAENFDNLKINELFKENPKQESYWRGGLNFLKYCNENAERLKLEQQKKTEKEGGPNNPKTNNENNQNEKNIVTEQSKQENNNNMAKSYKDGAEKCMNT, encoded by the coding sequence ATGAGTGTTATTTTTAATTTTCTTTATTTTTTGTTGTTTTTAGGTATTTTAATCTTTGGAATTAAAGTTGGCAATCAGCTTTTTGTGAAATATCTAAAAGACAAAGAAGCGCAGTTTAAGGAAACACAGCCCAAACTTTACATAATGTTTGACAGAATAAGGATTTTTTTACGCTTTATATATGTAGCCATTATTTTAATTATAATCACTCTTTACTTGTTTATTTGGTCTATTATTGATTTTCTACCCACCTACTTAATACTTTTTTTCTTGAATTTTCTTTTTTATGGTTTCCTTGTTTTAAGTTTAGTTGGCTTATCAAGAAAGTATTTTTTTCAAAATTTAGTTGGCTATAAAGACTATAACGACGCTATGATGATTACAGGAGAAAGGATTAAATTAACACCTTTTGCAGATTATTGGAAAGAAGTTGTAATACCATACAGCGTTAATAAAATTAGAAAAATGTTTAACATTCAGGATATACAGGCAAATCCTGCAATTATAAACAATAAAATGACCTTTTTAAGTTCGGTTTTAGTGGAAGAAAACGGCAGGGAAAAAAGGTATGTTGATATGCCGTTTTCAATAAATATGAGTGATTTAAGCAAGCACGTTTATATTTTAGCCCCAACAGGTTCAGGTAAAACAAAGTCAATTATCGGACCTATGATACAGCAGACAATAGCCAACGGGCTTGGTTTAGTATTAGTTGACCCAAAAGGTGATGTTAGTGTTATGAATGCGATTGCAGGCTTAATGCAACAGCAGAATAGGCTTAAAAAGCTTAAAGTGGTTGATTTAGATGAAGTAAATGTAAAATATTCAAGCACTTATAATCCAATTGCTACTTGCTCTCCTACCACAGTAAGCCTTATGATTAATGCAACCTTATACGATCCGGGTTCTACGGCTACTTACTACATTGAAAAACAAAAAGAATTTGTTAACGCAATGATGGGCTATGTAAATAAGCTTATGGAAACGGTTAAAGAGTTGAAAGCAGAAGGACTGAAATTGAATTTTCTTGATTTATACGCACTTGTTGCATATTTGCCTTATTCAATTGATATGCTGTCGGAAGTAATAATTACACCAAAAACGAAAGATAATGTTTATGGCTTATGGAAAGAGGCAATTAAGACAGAAGCTACAAATCAAAAATATGTTGATACATTAAGCGGTTTGCGAAACCATTTAGCTCAATATGCATTTTTAAAAAATGCGCATTGGGTAATTAACGATTATAATCCTGATATTAATATTGAAAAAGACCTTAATGAAGGCAATACATTAGGCTTTTTCCTGCGTGCTTTAAGTTATGTTCACGAAGCAGGCAAGCTTGGTAAAATGATACTTATGGATATTCAAGCTTATGCGGCTAAAAAGCAGGCTATGCTAAATAAAAAACCTATACCTGATTTGCTTTTTATTGATGAAGCAAGCTCAATTTTACCAGATGACTTTTTAAAAATGTTTGATATGGCAAGGGAAAGCGGTATAGGTATAGTGGTGGCTCATCAAGATAAATCGCAGTTTGAAGAAGAGTTTTTAAAGCGTATGTTTAATAATACCAGCACAAGAGTTTTGTTGCGTGCGGGTGATAGGGAAACTGCCGAGTTTTTCTCTGATTTAGTGGGAAAGAAAAAATATTACGAATATGGAATGTCTGTAACTTCAACAAGTAAATTAAATGGCATAGGCGAGTATATTAAGCCGAGATATTCCGACAATGCAAGTATGGCAGAAGATTATATTATTAGACCAGAAAAGCTTGTAAACGATATGCCTATGGGAACAGCCTTTATTCATTCTATTAGGGGCAAGGGTGCATTTGCTATAAGAGGAAAAACAAGCTATTTTGCAGAAAACTTTGATAACTTAAAGATAAATGAACTGTTTAAAGAAAATCCTAAACAAGAATCTTATTGGAGAGGCGGGCTTAATTTTCTAAAATACTGCAATGAAAATGCTGAAAGATTAAAATTAGAACAACAGAAAAAAACAGAAAAAGAGGGCGGTCCAAACAACCCTAAAACAAATAATGAAAATAATCAAAATGAAAAAAATATTGTAACCGAACAATCTAAACAAGAAAATAATAATAATATGGCAAAATCATATAAAGATGGTGCTGAAAAATGTATGAATACATAA